From Epinephelus lanceolatus isolate andai-2023 chromosome 12, ASM4190304v1, whole genome shotgun sequence, the proteins below share one genomic window:
- the LOC144465088 gene encoding tripartite motif-containing protein 16-like, with translation MAQKGVELDRETISCSICLDLLKDPVTIPCGHSYCMNCIKTHWDEEDGKKIYSCPQCRQSFTPRPVLVKSTMLAVLVEELKKTGLQAAPANHCYAGAEDVACDVCTGRKLKALKSCLVCVVSYCENHLQPHYESSAFEKHKLVEPSKKLQENICSRHDEVMKLFCRTDQQRICYLCSMDEHKGHDTVSAAAERTERQRELQVCQQNIQQRIQDREKDVKLLQQEVEAISRSADKAVEDSEKIFTELIRLMEERRSDVEQQVRSQQETEVSRVKELQEKLEQEITELKRKDAELEELSHTEDHTQFLHNYPSLSALSESTHSSSINIRPLSYFEGVTAAVSEVRDKLQEVLRETWTNISLTVTDVDVLLSDPEPKTRAEFLKYSREITLDPNTAHTRLFLSEGNRKVTLMNQQQSYSDHPYRFTEEFQVLSRESLTGRCYWEVEWSGGIDYVAVTYKNISRAGSINKCRLGWNDKSWALRCEKSSYKFLYNNAETPISGPRSSRVGVYLDHRAGILSFYSVSETMTLLHRVQTTFTQPLYAGFLLYPSHGNTSWIYIQK, from the coding sequence ATGGCGCAGAAAGGAGTTGAGCTGGACCGAGAAACCATCTCTTGTTCCATCTGTCTGGATCTACTGAAGGATCCGGTAACTATTCCCTGTGGACACAGCTACTGCATGAACTGTATTAAAACCCACTGGGATGAAGAGGATGGGAAGAAAATCTACAGCTGCCCTCAGTGTAGGCAGAGCTTCACACCGAGGCCTGTCCTGGTGAAAAGCACCATGTTAGCAGTTTTAGTGGAGGAACTGAAGAAGACTGGACTCCAAGCTGCTCCTGCTAATCACTGCTATGCTGGAGCTGAAGATGTGGCCTGTGATGTCTGCACTGGGAGAAAACTGAAAGCCCTCAAGtcctgtttggtgtgtgtggtcTCTTACTGTGAGAATCACCTCCAGCCTCATTATGAATCCTCTGCCTTTGAAAAACACAAGCTGGTGGAGCCCTCCAAGAAGCTGCAGGAGAACATCTGCTCTCGTcatgatgaggtgatgaagCTGTTCTGTCGCACTGATCAGCAGCGTATCTGTTATCTCTGCTCGATGGATGAACATAAAGGCCATGACacagtgtcagctgcagcagaaaggactgagaggcagagagagctgcaggtgtgtcaacaaaacatccagcagagaatccaggacagagagaaagatgtgaagctgctccaacaggaggtggaggctaTCAGTCGCTCTGCTGATAAAGCAGTGGAGGACAGTGAGAAAATCTTCACTGAGCTGATCCGTCTCATGGAGGAAAGACGCTCTGATGTGGAGCAGCAGGTCAGatcacagcaggaaactgaagtgagtcgagtcaaagagcttcaggagaagctggagcaggagatcactgagctgaagaggaaagacGCTGAGCTGGAggagctctcacacacagaggatcacaCCCAGTTTCTACACAACTACCCCTCActgtcagcactcagtgaatccACACACTCATCCAGCATCAACATCCGTCCTCTGAGCTACTTTGAGGGTGTGACAGCAGCTGTGTCAGAAGTCAGAGATAAACTACAGGAAGTTCTGAGGGAGACATGGACAAACATCTCACTGACAGTGACTGACGTGGATGTTTTACTGTCAGACCCAGAGCCCAAGACCAGAGCTGAGTTCTTAAAATATTCACGTGAAATCACACTGGAtccaaacacagcacacacacgttTGTTTTTATCTGAAGGGAACAGAAAGGTGACATTAATGAATCAACAACAGTCTTATTCTGATCACCCATACAGATTCACTGAAGAGTTTCAGGTCCTGAGTAGAGAGAGTCTGACTGGacgttgttactgggaggtggagtggagcGGGGGAATAGATTATGTGGCAGTCACATACAAAAACATCAGCAGAGCAGGGAGCATAAATAAATGTAGATTGGGATGGAATGACAAATCTTGGGCGTTAAGGTGTGAGAAGAGCAGTTATAAATTTTTGTACAACAATGCTGAAACTCCCATCTCAGGTCCTCGGTCCTCCAGAGTAGGAGTGTACCTGGATCACAGAgcaggtattctgtccttctacagcgtctctgaaaccatgactctcctccacagagtccagaccacattcactcagcctctctatgCTGGATTTTTGCTTTACCCATCTCATGGAAACACTAGTTGGATTTACATCCAAAAGTAA
- the LOC117271915 gene encoding tripartite motif-containing protein 16-like has translation MEQQEHQRDRAKFCCSICLDLLKDPVTIPCGHSYCMNCIKTHWDEEDEKKIYSCPQCRQSFTPRPVLVKSTMLADLVEELKMTGLQAAPADHCYAGAEDVACDVCTGRKLKALKSCLVCVASFCEKHLQFHYDSVPFRKHKLVEPSKKLQENICSRHDEVMKLFCRTDQQCICFLCSMDEHKGHDTVSAAAERTERQRELEVSRQNIQQRIQDREKDVKLLQQEVEAISRSADKAVEDSEKIFTELIRLMEERRSDVEQQVRSQQETEVSRVKELQEKLEQEITELKRKDAELEELSHTEDHTQFLHNYPSLSALSESTHSSSINIHPLSFEDVTAAVSEVRDKLQDVLRETWTNVSLTVTDVDVLLSDPEPKTRAEFLKYSREITLDPNTANRELLLSEGNRRATLVKKQQSYPSHPDRFDKCCQVLSRESLTGRCYWEVKWKEAGVCVAVAYKNISRGGSDDCRFGQNDKSWALQSYRNHSYTFWYNKVQTPIPTPIQCRKSSRVGVYLDHRAGILSFYSFSKTCMTLLHRVQTTFTQPLYAGFWFYYIDDTAEFCKLK, from the coding sequence ATGGAGCAGCAAGAACATCAGAGGGACCGAGCAAAATTCTGCTGTTCCATCTGTCTGGATCTACTGAAGGATCCGGTGACTATTCCCTGTGGACACAGCTACTGCATGAACTGTATTAAAACCCACTGGGATGAAGAGGATGAGAAGAAAATCTACAGCTGCCCTCAGTGTAGGCAGAGCTTCACACCGAGGCCTGTCCTGGTGAAAAGCACCATGTTAGCAGATTTGGTGGAGGAACTGAAGATGACTGGACTccaagctgctcctgctgatcacTGCTATGCTGGAGCTGAAGATGTGGCCTGTGATGTCTGCACTGGGAGAAAACTGAAAGCCCTCAAGtcctgtttggtgtgtgtggccTCTTTCTGTGAGAAACACCTTCAATTTCATTATGACTCAGTTCCGTTCAGGAAACACAAGCTGGTGGAGCCCTCCAAGAAGCTGCAGGAGAACATCTGCTCTCGTcatgatgaggtgatgaagCTGTTCTGTCGCACTGATCAGCAGTGTATCTGTTTTCTCTGCTCGATGGATGAACATAAAGGCCACGACacagtgtcagctgcagcagaaaggactgagaggcagagagagctggaggtgagtcgacaaaacatccagcagagaatccaggacagagagaaagatgtgaagctgctccaacaggaggtggaggctaTCAGTCGCTCTGCTGATAAAGCAGTGGAGGACAGTGAGAAGATCTTCACTGAGCTGATCCGTCTCATGGAGGAAAGACGCTCTGATGTGGAGCAGCAGGTCAGatcacagcaggaaactgaagtgagtcgagtcaaagagcttcaggagaagctggagcaggagatcactgagctgaagaggaaagacGCTGAGCTGGAggagctctcacacacagaggatcacaCCCAGTTTCTTCACAATTACCCCTCActgtcagcactcagtgaatccACACACTCATCCAGCATCAACATCCATCCTCTGAGCTTTGAGGACGTGACAGCAGCTGTGTCAGAAGTCAGAGATAAACTACAGGACGTTCTGAGGGAGACATGGACAAACGTCTCACTGACAGTGACTGATGTGGATGTTTTACTATCAGACCCAGAGCCCAAGACCAGAGCTGAGTTCTTAAAGTATTCACGTGAAATCACACTGgatccaaacacagcaaacagagAGCTGTTATTATCTGAAGGGAACAGAAGAGCAACATTAGTGAAAAAGCAACAGTCTTATCCCAGTCACCCAGACAGATTCGACAAATGTTGTCAGGTCCTGAGTAGAGAGAGTCTGACTGGacgttgttactgggaggtgaAGTGGAAAGAAGCGGGAGTTTGTGTCGCAGTCGCCTACAAGAACATCAGCAGAGGGGGCTCAGATGACTGTAGATTTGGACAGAATGACAAATCTTGGGCGTTGCAGTCTTACCGAAATCATAGTTATACCTTTTGGTACAACAAAGTCCAAACTCCCATCCCAACTCCTATCCAATGTCGAAAGTCCTCCAGAGTAGGAGTGTACCTGGATCACAGAgcaggtattctgtccttctACAGCTTCTCTAAAACATGCATgactctcctccacagagtccagaccacattcactcagcctctc